Proteins from a single region of Symphalangus syndactylus isolate Jambi chromosome 12, NHGRI_mSymSyn1-v2.1_pri, whole genome shotgun sequence:
- the C12H1orf210 gene encoding type III endosome membrane protein TEMP, whose product MNETNKTLVGPSELPTASAVAPGPGTGARAWPVLVGFVLGAVVLSLLIALAAKCHLCRRYHASYRHRPLPETGRGGRPQVAEDEDDDGFIEDNYIQPGTGELGTEGSRDHFSL is encoded by the exons ATGAATGAGACAAACAAAA CACTTGTGGGGCCCTCGGAGCTCCCCACAGCGTCTGCTGTGGCCCCTGGCCCAGGCACTGGGGCTCGGGCATGGCCTGTGCTGGTAGGATTTGTGCTGGGGGCTGTGGTCCTCTCGCTCCTCATCGCACTTGCTGCCAAATGCCACCTCTGCCGCCGATACCATGCCAGCTACCGGCACCGCCCACTGCCTGAGACAGGAAGGGGGGGCCGCCCACAGGTGGCTgaagatgaggatgatgatggctTCATCGAGGACAATTACATTCAGCCTGGGACTGGCGAGCTGGGGACAGAGGGTAGCAGGGACCACTTCTCCCTCTGA
- the TMEM125 gene encoding transmembrane protein 125 yields the protein MSEQQGQAPGGRGLPPDMLAEQVELWWSQQPRRSALCFVVAVGLVAGCGAGGVALLSTTSSRSGEWRLATGTVLCFLALLVLVKQLMSSAVQDMNCIRQAHHVALLRSGGGADALVVLLSGLVLLVTGLTLAGLAAAPAPARPLAAMLSVGIALAALGSLLLLGLLLYQVSVSGHCPSICMATPSTHSGHGSIFSISGQLSAGQRHETTSSIASLI from the coding sequence ATGTCTGAACAGCAGGGTCAAGCCCCAGGGGGCCGGGGGCTGCCCCCGGATATGCTGGCAGAGCAGGTGGAGCTGTGGTGGTCCCAGCAGCCGCGGCGCTCGGCGCTCTGCTTTGTCGTGGCCGTGGGCCTCGTGGCAGGCTGTGGCGCGGGCGGCGTGGCACTGCTGTCAACCACCAGCAGCCGCTCGGGTGAATGGCGGCTAGCAACGGGCACTGTGCTCTGTTTCCTGGCTCTGCTGGTTCTGGTGAAACAGCTGATGAGCTCGGCTGTGCAGGACATGAACTGCATCCGCCAAGCCCACCATGTGGCCCTGCTGCGCAGTGGTGGAGGGGCCGATGCCCTCGTGGTGCTGCTCAGTGGCCTCGTGCTGCTGGTCACCGGTCTGACCCTGGCCGGGCTGGCCGCTGCCCCTGCTCCTGCTCGGCCGCTGGCCGCCATGCTGTCTGTGGGCATTGCTCTGGCTGCCTTGGGCTCGCTTTTGCTGCTGGGCCTGCTGCTGTATCAAGTGAGCGTGAGCGGACACTGCCCCTCCATCTGTATGGCCACTCCCTCCACCCACAGTGGCCATGGCAGCATCTTCAGCATCTCAGGACAGTTGTCTGCTGGCCAGCGTCACGAGACCACATCCAGCATCGCCAGCCTCATCTGA